One bacterium genomic window, CTTCGTCAGCGCGCCCTTCGCAAAGCCGCCAATCGCGACCCCGGCCTTCGAACCCGTCCAGGCGGGATTGCCCAGCTTCTCCGTCCCGGCGACCAGCCACTCATAGCCGGCATACAGCCGGACCAGCAGCCAGAACCACGCTATGCGGGTATCACCGAACAGGAATTGCGCCACCGGCGGATCCTCGACGATCGTGCCGCGCACCAGGACCTTCGCCATAATTCCACCTCCTCGCTAACTGACTTCAGTCTACGGACAGACGCCGCGGCGCGAATCGGGCGGGAGTCTGATTCGGCATCGGGCCGGAGGAGGAGCCGGTTCTAGTCCGCGGAGGCCGGCGTCACGATACGGTGCCGGCCTTAACGGTATAGTGATCGGAGGGTGAGCCGGCGAGAGCACCTTGGCGTCACAATCGAATGCGTGCGCGGCAACATCGCTGCGCAGGACGGCATCGACGCGGTGGTCAATGCGGCCAACGGCGCGCTGCGAACCGGCGGCGGTGTCGCCGGCGCGATCCATCGGGCCGCCGGACCCGGGCTCGAGGCCGAATGCCGGCCGCTGGCCCCGATCCGCCCGGGGCAGGCCGTGATTACGGGCGGACACAACCTGCCGAACCGACACGTCATTCACTGCCTGGGGCCGGTCTACGGCCGGGACGAGCCCGCGGATCGGCTGCTGGCCGCCTGCTACCGCAACGCGCTCGCCCTCGCGGAGCGGCACGGCCTCGCGTCGGTTGCGTTCCCGGCGATCTCAACAGGCGTGTTCGGCTATCCGATGGAAGCCGCGGCGCGCGTCGCGCTGCGGACGGTGCTCGACGAGATCCCGAGACTGTCGTCGGTCAAATACATCCGGTTCGTGCTCTACGGGCCGTCCGACGCCACGGTCCACACGCGGGTGCTCGAGGAGCTGCTTCCCGTCGGCTGAGGCGAACCTGTGTTAGGCGCCCTTCGACACGACCCCCCAACGGCGCGCCCATGCGAGACCTTCGGCGGTCCCGGCCGCCGGCCGGTATTCCAGCCCGACCCAGCCGTCGTAGCGGATTTCGTCCAACAGCTCGAGCAGGTACGGGTAGTTGACTTCGCCGCGGTCGGGTTCGTGCCGGTCGGGCACGCCGGCGATCTGCACGTGCGCGTAGGCGCCGGCGAGTTTGCGGATGTGCGTGGCGAGATCGCCCTCCATGATCTGGCAGTGGTAGAGATCGAGCTGGAGCTTGACGTTCGGCCGCCCGACCGCCTCGATCACCGCCATCGCCTCTCCGGTCGTATTCAAGAAATAGCCGGGCATGTCGCGCGTGTTGATGGGCTCGATCAGCACGGTGATGCCGTGCTCCGCGGCGAGGTCGGCGGCCCGCCGAATATTGCCTGTGTAGACGGCGAGCCCTTCGGCGCGATCCCGTCCGGCCGGCCAGTTGCCGGCCATCGGATGGATGCGGCAGCAGTCCAGCGCCAGAGCGTACTCAATCGCCCGTTTCAGACCGGCTTCGAATTCACGCTCGCGTCCGGGCAGGGCGGCCGTTCCGCGCTCACCCTTGGCCCAATCGCCCGGCGGCAGGTTGAACAGCGCCTGCGTCAGGCCGGCTCGTTTGAGCCGCGCCGCGACCTCTGCGGCCGGGAAGTCGTACGGGAAGAGGTACTCGACGCCGGTAAATCCCGCCGCCGCGGCCGTCTCGAACCGATCGAGGAAGCCGGCCTCCTGAAACATCATGGTGAGATTGGCCGCCAGCTTCGGCATTTGGGCTCCCCCCGTCCGGTCAGGCCGGCGTATCCGTGAGTCCGAGGCTCCGGAGATGCGCGAGGGCGCGCGGCACCGCCGTGCGTCCCGGCTCCTCACCCTCGTATTCGACAGAAACCGCGCCGCGGTAGCCGGCGGTGCGCAACAACTCGAGGGCTCCCGCGTTATCGATCCGGGCGTCGCGTCCATCCTCCCCCACTTGAGTGAATTTCGCGTGGACGTGGCGGGCCAGGCGCGCCGTGCGGACGATCGACGGCCGGCCGTCGATGAAGTTCCCCGTGTCGAGCAGGAGGCTGAGCGCCGGGCTGCCCACCGCGTCGAAGATCGCCGCCACGTCGGCGGCGGTCTGCACGAAGCCGCCGTGGTTGTGGTTTTCCATAACCAGCGGCACCCCGGCCGCCTGGGCGCGGGCGCACACCGTCTTGAGCGACGCGATCATCGCGGGCCACCGCTCGGCGCGATCCCCTTCGGGCCAGCCCGCGAACGTCCGCAGGAACCGGCTCCCGAGATCCCGCGACACCTTCATCCATTCGACCGTC contains:
- a CDS encoding macro domain-containing protein; this translates as MSRREHLGVTIECVRGNIAAQDGIDAVVNAANGALRTGGGVAGAIHRAAGPGLEAECRPLAPIRPGQAVITGGHNLPNRHVIHCLGPVYGRDEPADRLLAACYRNALALAERHGLASVAFPAISTGVFGYPMEAAARVALRTVLDEIPRLSSVKYIRFVLYGPSDATVHTRVLEELLPVG
- a CDS encoding sugar phosphate isomerase/epimerase family protein; this translates as MYLSCSSESYAPEINGGRLSLTDWFRVCAEELGLRSVELEDKHIGGPTAARINELTAAASRLGLQIVNIALMNNFGLTDGARRRAEEDRTVEWMKVSRDLGSRFLRTFAGWPEGDRAERWPAMIASLKTVCARAQAAGVPLVMENHNHGGFVQTAADVAAIFDAVGSPALSLLLDTGNFIDGRPSIVRTARLARHVHAKFTQVGEDGRDARIDNAGALELLRTAGYRGAVSVEYEGEEPGRTAVPRALAHLRSLGLTDTPA
- the otnI gene encoding 2-oxo-tetronate isomerase → MPKLAANLTMMFQEAGFLDRFETAAAAGFTGVEYLFPYDFPAAEVAARLKRAGLTQALFNLPPGDWAKGERGTAALPGREREFEAGLKRAIEYALALDCCRIHPMAGNWPAGRDRAEGLAVYTGNIRRAADLAAEHGITVLIEPINTRDMPGYFLNTTGEAMAVIEAVGRPNVKLQLDLYHCQIMEGDLATHIRKLAGAYAHVQIAGVPDRHEPDRGEVNYPYLLELLDEIRYDGWVGLEYRPAAGTAEGLAWARRWGVVSKGA